In Kineosporia sp. NBRC 101731, the following are encoded in one genomic region:
- a CDS encoding transketolase — translation MRQRFTEVTAELIDANPHLAVLTADLTAKAFDEVRARHPDRVINVGIREQLLISVAGGLALAGVRPIAHSFAPFLVERPFEQIKLDLNHQGAGAVLVSAGGSYDIANGGRSHQSPGDVALLSTLPDWTIDVPGHTDEAEAQLRKAVTTDNLVYLRLSNRENKRAYAGAGDGFTPLRTGRRGVVLAVGPLADNVLAATEGLDVTVLYANRIRPFAGKALRACAAELEDPAIVLVEPYLAGTSASEVTTALRGLRHRMLSLGVAREELRHYGSTRQHDIAHGLDAAGLRRNVVAFLNE, via the coding sequence ATGCGACAGCGCTTCACCGAGGTCACCGCCGAGCTGATCGACGCCAACCCGCACCTGGCCGTCCTCACCGCCGATCTCACCGCCAAGGCCTTCGACGAGGTCCGGGCTCGACACCCCGACCGCGTGATCAACGTCGGGATCCGCGAGCAGCTGCTGATCAGCGTGGCCGGCGGCCTGGCCCTGGCCGGGGTACGCCCGATCGCCCACAGCTTCGCGCCTTTCCTGGTGGAACGACCCTTCGAGCAGATCAAGCTGGACCTCAACCATCAGGGGGCCGGGGCGGTCCTGGTCAGTGCGGGCGGCTCGTACGACATCGCCAACGGCGGCCGCAGCCACCAGTCCCCCGGCGACGTCGCCCTGCTGTCCACGCTGCCCGACTGGACCATCGACGTACCCGGTCATACCGATGAGGCCGAGGCCCAGCTCAGGAAGGCGGTCACCACCGACAACCTGGTCTACCTCCGGCTGTCGAACCGCGAGAACAAGCGGGCCTACGCGGGTGCCGGGGACGGCTTCACCCCGTTGCGCACGGGCCGGCGGGGCGTGGTGCTGGCGGTCGGGCCGCTGGCCGACAACGTGCTCGCAGCGACTGAGGGCCTGGACGTCACCGTGCTCTACGCCAACCGGATCCGCCCGTTCGCCGGCAAGGCCCTCCGGGCCTGCGCCGCCGAGCTCGAGGATCCGGCGATCGTGCTGGTCGAACCGTACCTGGCCGGCACATCGGCGTCCGAGGTGACGACGGCCCTGCGCGGTCTGCGACACCGGATGCTCAGCCTGGGCGTGGCTCGTGAAGAACTGCGGCACTACGGCAGCACCCGTCAGCACGACATCGCCCACGGCCTCGACGCGGCGGGGTTGCGCCGCAACGTCGTCGCCTTCCTCAACGAGTAA
- the moeB gene encoding molybdopterin-synthase adenylyltransferase MoeB produces MTSTLSADELHRYSRHISIDSVGVDGQSRLKAARILVVGAGGLGSPTLMYLAAAGVGVMGIVDDDVVERSNLQRQVIHGESTMGTLKVESASRRMKDINPLVEVRRIAARLTAANCLDILRDYDVVIDGSDNFPTRYLVNDACHFLGIPCVWGSVFQFTGQASVFNQKAGPCYRCLYPQAPPPELAPSCAEGGVFGALCASVAAVQATEAIKLVLGHGRPLVGRLWLYDGSEAETQVLKVHKDPQCPLCGSAATITDLTDLSYVCAAPVATPVEMISPETLAQRLERRHRDEDDFLLLDVREQFEWDIVHIDGARLVPQGQVPAQSASFPADREIIVYCKSGGRSEKVARSLKRDFARVLNLDGGVLAWAAKVDPSLPVY; encoded by the coding sequence ATGACCAGCACCCTGTCCGCCGACGAACTCCATCGGTACTCCCGGCACATCTCCATCGACTCCGTCGGGGTCGATGGACAGAGCCGGCTCAAGGCCGCCCGCATCCTCGTTGTCGGGGCCGGTGGCCTCGGCTCCCCCACTCTCATGTACCTGGCCGCGGCCGGCGTCGGGGTGATGGGGATCGTGGACGACGACGTCGTCGAGCGCTCCAACCTCCAGCGCCAGGTCATCCACGGAGAGTCGACAATGGGCACGCTCAAGGTGGAGTCGGCAAGCAGGCGGATGAAAGACATCAACCCCCTGGTCGAGGTGCGCCGCATCGCCGCACGGCTGACCGCCGCCAACTGCCTCGACATCCTGCGTGACTACGACGTGGTGATCGACGGTTCGGACAACTTCCCCACCCGGTACCTGGTCAACGACGCTTGCCACTTCCTCGGCATCCCGTGCGTGTGGGGGTCAGTCTTCCAGTTCACCGGCCAGGCCAGCGTCTTCAACCAGAAGGCCGGGCCCTGTTACCGCTGTCTCTATCCCCAGGCGCCGCCGCCGGAACTGGCTCCCAGTTGCGCGGAGGGCGGGGTCTTCGGGGCGCTGTGCGCCTCGGTCGCGGCAGTGCAGGCCACCGAGGCGATCAAACTCGTCCTAGGCCACGGGCGTCCCCTCGTGGGTAGGCTCTGGCTTTACGACGGGTCCGAGGCCGAAACACAGGTACTGAAGGTGCACAAGGACCCGCAGTGTCCCCTGTGCGGCTCCGCGGCTACCATCACCGACCTGACCGACCTCAGCTACGTGTGCGCCGCCCCGGTGGCCACGCCGGTCGAGATGATCTCCCCTGAGACGCTGGCCCAGCGGCTTGAACGGCGGCACCGGGACGAGGATGACTTCCTGCTTTTGGACGTCCGTGAGCAGTTCGAGTGGGACATCGTCCACATCGACGGGGCCCGCCTGGTCCCTCAGGGACAGGTCCCCGCCCAGTCCGCCAGTTTTCCGGCCGACCGGGAGATTATCGTCTACTGCAAGAGCGGGGGCCGGTCGGAGAAGGTGGCCCGGTCCCTCAAGCGTGACTTCGCAAGGGTTCTCAATCTGGACGGTGGAGTGCTGGCCTGGGCGGCGAAGGTCGATCCCTCCCTGCCCGTGTACTGA
- a CDS encoding zinc-dependent alcohol dehydrogenase family protein, producing MRGAVIYAPGDVRVEERENPRIAHPSDAIIRLSATCVCGSDLWDFRGINPVHQPTPMGHEYVGIVEEVGEDVKNVKIGDFVVGSFFASDNTCDICRAGYQTSCIHREFVGAGGAQAELLRVPLADGTLVATPAIPDAELIPSFMAASDVLGTGWFGAVAAQAGPGKTVAVVGDGAVGLLAVLAAQQLGAERIIAMSRHASRQKLALEFGATDIVTERGDEGVAKIKELTDGLGAHSVIEAVGTQESMMQAIRSTRAGGHVGYVGVAHDVSLPGEEMFYSHVHLHGGPAPVRQFLPELIQLIWDRTIEPGKVFDLEVALEDIAEGYQAMDERRAIKALVRL from the coding sequence ATGCGTGGTGCTGTCATCTACGCCCCCGGCGACGTCCGCGTCGAAGAGCGCGAGAACCCGAGGATCGCTCACCCGAGCGACGCCATCATTCGCCTGTCCGCCACCTGCGTGTGCGGATCGGACCTGTGGGACTTCCGCGGGATCAACCCGGTGCACCAGCCGACCCCGATGGGCCACGAGTACGTCGGCATCGTCGAGGAGGTCGGCGAGGACGTGAAGAACGTCAAGATCGGCGACTTCGTCGTCGGCTCGTTCTTCGCCTCGGACAACACCTGTGACATCTGCCGGGCCGGCTACCAGACCTCCTGCATCCACCGCGAGTTCGTCGGCGCCGGCGGCGCGCAGGCCGAACTGCTGCGTGTCCCACTGGCCGACGGCACCCTGGTCGCGACCCCCGCCATTCCCGACGCCGAGCTCATCCCCTCGTTCATGGCCGCCTCCGACGTCCTGGGCACCGGCTGGTTCGGTGCCGTAGCGGCCCAGGCGGGCCCGGGCAAGACCGTCGCCGTGGTCGGTGACGGCGCGGTCGGGCTGCTGGCGGTCCTGGCCGCCCAGCAGCTGGGTGCCGAACGCATCATCGCGATGAGCCGTCACGCCTCCCGCCAGAAGCTCGCCCTGGAGTTCGGTGCGACCGACATCGTCACCGAACGCGGCGACGAGGGCGTGGCCAAGATCAAGGAACTCACCGATGGGCTCGGCGCGCACTCGGTCATCGAGGCCGTCGGCACCCAGGAATCGATGATGCAGGCCATCCGCTCGACCCGCGCCGGCGGGCACGTCGGCTACGTCGGTGTCGCCCACGACGTGAGCCTGCCCGGCGAGGAGATGTTCTACTCCCACGTGCACCTGCACGGCGGCCCCGCCCCGGTGCGTCAGTTCCTGCCCGAACTGATCCAGCTGATCTGGGACCGCACGATCGAGCCCGGGAAGGTCTTCGACCTCGAGGTCGCTCTGGAAGACATCGCCGAGGGGTACCAGGCCATGGACGAGCGCCGCGCCATCAAGGCCCTCGTCCGTCTGTGA
- a CDS encoding aldo/keto reductase has translation MKTRILGQGLEVSAIGLGCMGMSQSYGRNPGDEQAMIQVLRDAVERGVTFFDTAEVYGPFLNEELVGKALAPFRDQVVIATKFGYAFTDDGKTVGPSSRPDLIQRAVEGSLRRLGVETIELYYQHRVDPQVPIEDVAGAVKELIQQGKVRHFGMSEAAASTIRRAHAVHPVTAVQSEYSLWLRTQESEVLPTLEELGIGFVPFSPLGKGFLTGTIDTRTSFEAGDIRASIPRFEQDARQSNQALVALLAQVAAGKGSTPAQIALAWLLVRKPWIVPIPGTRRIERLEENIGSAQIELTDNDIAEINAAAANIEIQGARYPEHLERQTGR, from the coding sequence ATGAAGACGCGCATCCTCGGCCAGGGCCTGGAGGTCTCGGCCATCGGGCTGGGCTGTATGGGCATGAGCCAGAGTTATGGCCGCAACCCCGGTGATGAGCAGGCCATGATCCAGGTGCTGCGCGACGCCGTGGAGCGAGGCGTCACCTTCTTCGACACCGCCGAGGTCTACGGCCCGTTCCTGAACGAAGAACTGGTCGGCAAGGCCCTGGCGCCCTTTCGTGACCAGGTCGTCATCGCCACCAAGTTCGGGTACGCATTCACCGACGACGGAAAGACGGTCGGCCCCTCCAGCCGGCCCGACCTGATCCAACGCGCGGTCGAGGGATCCCTGCGCCGCCTCGGCGTCGAGACCATCGAGCTCTACTACCAGCACCGCGTCGACCCTCAGGTACCGATCGAAGACGTCGCCGGTGCCGTCAAAGAGCTCATCCAGCAGGGCAAAGTACGCCACTTCGGGATGTCCGAAGCCGCCGCGAGCACGATCCGGCGGGCCCACGCGGTGCACCCGGTCACGGCGGTACAGAGCGAATACTCCCTGTGGCTGCGCACCCAGGAGAGCGAGGTGCTGCCCACCCTCGAAGAACTCGGCATCGGGTTCGTCCCGTTCAGCCCGCTCGGCAAGGGCTTCCTGACCGGGACGATCGACACCCGCACCAGCTTCGAGGCCGGCGACATCCGCGCCTCGATCCCGCGCTTCGAGCAGGACGCCCGCCAGTCGAATCAGGCGCTCGTCGCACTCCTGGCACAGGTGGCAGCCGGCAAGGGCAGCACCCCGGCGCAGATCGCCCTGGCTTGGCTGCTGGTCCGCAAACCCTGGATCGTGCCGATCCCCGGCACCCGCCGGATCGAGCGGCTGGAAGAGAACATCGGCTCGGCACAGATAGAACTGACCGACAACGATATCGCCGAGATCAACGCCGCAGCAGCAAACATCGAGATCCAGGGCGCCCGCTACCCCGAACACCTGGAACGCCAGACAGGACGGTGA
- a CDS encoding arsenate reductase ArsC codes for MSAKPSVIFVCVHNAGRSQMAAGFMTALSGGAVEVRSAGSMPAEQINPVAVQAMTEVGIDITAQQPKILTPEAVQASDAVITMGCGDACPFYPGKRYEDWTLTDPAGQGIEVVRQVRDEIRDRVQALLADLLPDGVPTQASTPAATPSAAAGTGQA; via the coding sequence ATGAGCGCCAAGCCCAGCGTCATCTTCGTGTGCGTGCACAACGCCGGCCGTTCCCAGATGGCCGCCGGTTTCATGACCGCGCTGTCCGGCGGAGCCGTCGAGGTCCGCTCGGCCGGGTCGATGCCCGCCGAGCAGATCAACCCCGTCGCGGTGCAGGCCATGACCGAGGTCGGCATCGACATCACCGCACAGCAGCCCAAGATTCTCACCCCCGAGGCGGTCCAGGCCTCCGACGCCGTGATCACCATGGGCTGCGGCGACGCGTGCCCTTTCTACCCGGGCAAGCGGTACGAGGACTGGACCCTGACCGACCCGGCCGGGCAGGGCATCGAGGTCGTGCGCCAGGTCCGCGACGAGATCCGCGACCGGGTCCAGGCCCTACTGGCCGACCTGCTGCCCGACGGCGTCCCCACCCAGGCAAGCACCCCCGCTGCCACCCCCAGTGCTGCCGCCGGGACCGGTCAGGCGTGA
- the arsB gene encoding ACR3 family arsenite efflux transporter, with the protein MSDLVAENPQGAPDAPVLARLSVLDRFLPVWIIAAMALGLLLGRLIPGLDDALSAVEVGSVSLPIAVGLLLMMYPVLAKVRYSETARIAADRRLMISSLVLNWLIGPALMFALAWLLLPDQPEYRTGLVIVGLARCIAMVLIWNDLSCGDREAAAVLVAINSLFQIVAFAALGWFYLQVLPGWLGLETTSADFSVGAIVISVLVFLGIPLVAGFATRTLGERARGRAWYEERFLPRIGPVALYGLLFTIVMLFALQGDAITSQPGDVARIALPLLAYFLIMFAGSFALGRAIGLSYAKTSTLSFTATGNNFELAIAVCIGTFGVTSGQALAGVVGPLIEVPVLVALVYVALWAGRRFFPGDPTVPTPTVRNR; encoded by the coding sequence ATGAGCGACCTGGTCGCCGAGAACCCGCAGGGCGCCCCGGACGCCCCGGTGCTGGCACGCTTGTCGGTGCTGGACCGGTTCCTGCCGGTGTGGATCATCGCTGCCATGGCCCTGGGCCTGCTGCTGGGCCGGTTGATCCCGGGTCTGGACGATGCCCTCAGTGCCGTGGAGGTCGGCTCGGTCAGCTTGCCGATCGCGGTGGGGCTGCTCCTGATGATGTACCCGGTCCTGGCCAAGGTCCGCTACTCCGAGACCGCCCGCATCGCCGCCGACCGTCGGCTCATGATCAGCTCGCTGGTGCTGAACTGGCTGATCGGCCCGGCGCTGATGTTCGCACTGGCCTGGCTGCTGCTGCCCGATCAGCCCGAGTACCGCACCGGCCTGGTGATCGTCGGCCTGGCCCGGTGCATCGCGATGGTCCTGATCTGGAACGACCTCTCCTGCGGGGACCGGGAGGCCGCGGCGGTGCTGGTGGCGATCAACTCGCTGTTCCAGATCGTCGCGTTCGCTGCTCTGGGCTGGTTCTACCTGCAGGTCCTGCCCGGTTGGCTGGGCCTGGAGACCACCAGCGCGGACTTCTCCGTGGGCGCCATCGTCATCTCGGTCCTGGTGTTCCTGGGCATCCCGCTGGTGGCCGGGTTCGCGACCCGCACGCTGGGAGAACGGGCCCGCGGCCGGGCCTGGTACGAGGAGCGCTTCCTTCCCCGGATCGGGCCAGTGGCCCTGTACGGGCTGCTGTTCACGATCGTGATGCTCTTCGCCCTGCAGGGCGATGCCATCACCTCCCAGCCCGGTGACGTGGCCCGGATCGCGCTGCCGCTGCTGGCCTACTTCCTGATCATGTTCGCCGGGTCCTTCGCCCTGGGCCGGGCCATCGGCCTGAGCTACGCCAAGACCTCCACCCTGAGCTTCACCGCCACCGGCAACAACTTCGAGCTGGCCATCGCGGTGTGCATCGGCACCTTCGGCGTCACCTCCGGGCAGGCCCTGGCCGGAGTGGTGGGCCCCTTGATCGAGGTGCCGGTCCTGGTCGCCCTGGTCTACGTGGCCCTGTGGGCCGGACGGCGCTTCTTCCCCGGTGATCCCACCGTCCCCACCCCCACGGTCAGGAACCGATGA
- a CDS encoding FAD-dependent oxidoreductase: MSTPTSTSSSTSAGTDALAGLPVVVVGAGPVGLAAAAHLLEQGLEPLILEAGDEAGSAIRAWKHIRLFSPWRYNVDAAAARLLEPTGWSHPKLTGLPTGADLVEQYVAPLAATPALAPRIRTGSRVIAVSRVGLDKTHSIGRELHPFLVRVQTTQGTISDLHARAVIDASGTWGQSNPLGVSGLVAVGEAEAADVMAGPLPDVLGSHRERFAGRRVLVVGAGHSATNTLLNLVRLAEQEPGTRIIWAVRATSVARTYGGGDLDGLPARGALGSRLRDAVEAGRIELITGATISALRTDAGDHGAEVTVIFQTPSGERHERVDVIAAATGFRPDLGMLRELRLDLDPGVEAPSRLAPLIDPQFHSCGTVPPHGADVLAHPESGFFIAGMKSYGRAPTFLLATGYEQVRSIAAHLAGDTEAAANVALDLPETGVCSTSTPVVATDGTVQIDDSSTSEGGSCCGTPAPQPVAIGAGVGFSTGFLHGRSGEAASPASTGC, translated from the coding sequence ATGAGCACCCCCACCAGCACGTCTTCCAGCACCTCTGCCGGTACCGATGCCCTCGCCGGTCTGCCCGTCGTCGTCGTCGGTGCCGGACCTGTGGGCCTGGCCGCTGCGGCGCACCTGCTCGAACAGGGCCTGGAACCGCTGATTCTCGAGGCCGGGGATGAGGCCGGCTCGGCCATCAGGGCTTGGAAGCACATCCGCCTGTTCTCGCCCTGGCGGTACAACGTCGATGCCGCCGCTGCCCGGCTGCTGGAGCCCACCGGTTGGAGCCACCCGAAACTGACCGGCCTGCCCACCGGCGCGGACCTGGTCGAGCAGTACGTGGCACCGCTGGCAGCCACCCCTGCGCTGGCGCCGCGCATCCGTACCGGATCCCGCGTGATCGCGGTCAGCCGGGTAGGCCTGGACAAGACCCACAGCATCGGACGTGAACTGCACCCGTTCCTCGTACGCGTCCAGACCACCCAGGGCACGATCAGCGACCTGCACGCCCGCGCGGTCATCGACGCCTCCGGCACCTGGGGCCAGTCCAATCCCCTGGGGGTCTCGGGTCTGGTAGCGGTCGGTGAGGCCGAAGCCGCCGATGTCATGGCCGGACCGCTGCCCGATGTCCTGGGTTCCCACCGTGAGCGTTTCGCCGGGCGTCGAGTCCTGGTGGTGGGCGCCGGGCACTCCGCGACCAACACCCTGCTGAACCTGGTGCGCCTGGCCGAGCAGGAGCCGGGCACCCGGATCATCTGGGCCGTGCGCGCCACCTCGGTGGCCCGCACCTACGGTGGTGGGGACCTCGACGGTCTGCCCGCCCGTGGCGCTCTGGGCTCACGCCTGCGCGATGCCGTCGAAGCCGGGCGCATCGAGCTGATCACCGGCGCCACCATCAGTGCCCTGCGCACGGACGCCGGCGATCACGGCGCCGAGGTCACTGTCATCTTCCAGACTCCCTCCGGTGAGCGACACGAGAGGGTGGATGTCATCGCCGCGGCCACGGGTTTCCGCCCGGATCTGGGCATGCTGCGTGAGCTGCGCCTGGACCTCGACCCCGGGGTCGAGGCGCCCTCCCGGTTGGCCCCGCTCATCGACCCGCAGTTCCACTCCTGCGGCACTGTGCCCCCGCACGGCGCCGACGTCCTGGCCCATCCCGAGAGCGGTTTCTTCATCGCCGGGATGAAGAGCTACGGGCGAGCCCCGACATTCCTGCTGGCCACCGGCTACGAGCAGGTCCGCTCGATCGCCGCGCACCTGGCCGGGGACACCGAGGCCGCCGCGAACGTGGCCCTGGACCTGCCCGAGACCGGCGTGTGCTCCACCTCCACCCCGGTCGTGGCCACGGACGGTACGGTGCAGATCGACGATTCCTCCACCAGCGAGGGCGGTTCCTGCTGCGGCACCCCCGCGCCGCAGCCGGTCGCCATCGGCGCCGGGGTGGGCTTCTCCACCGGCTTCCTGCACGGCCGCTCCGGCGAAGCCGCTTCCCCGGCATCCACCGGCTGCTAA
- a CDS encoding helix-turn-helix transcriptional regulator: MDKHEIREFLVTRRARVTPEQAGLPTFGGERRVPGLRREEVAMLAGVSVDYYTRLERGKLGGASESVIEAIARALQLDDAEREHLFDLARAVEATRSRRPHVRPQPVVRLSIQRVLDGMDVPAVVRNARLDLVSANEMGRALYAPHFDTDRTANIARFIFLDPRARDFYPEWEGAGEISASMLRIEAGRNPLDADLTALIGELSTLSLAFRELWARHNVHLHQTGSKHFRHPVVGELHLVFDALELPAERGLAIDTFSAESGSPSEDALRLLEAWTATRLTEHSTAWVAATNRADSPRGARPVTNDQD; encoded by the coding sequence GTGGACAAGCACGAGATTCGCGAGTTCCTGGTCACCAGACGTGCCCGGGTCACCCCGGAACAAGCTGGTCTGCCCACGTTCGGTGGCGAGCGGCGGGTGCCGGGTCTGCGCCGGGAAGAAGTCGCGATGCTCGCCGGTGTGAGCGTGGATTACTACACTCGTCTGGAGCGAGGCAAGCTCGGGGGTGCATCCGAGAGCGTCATCGAGGCGATTGCCCGGGCCCTGCAGCTGGACGATGCCGAGCGCGAGCACCTGTTCGACCTCGCTCGCGCCGTGGAGGCGACCCGCTCGCGTCGCCCGCATGTGCGTCCTCAGCCTGTGGTGCGTCTTTCGATTCAGCGGGTCCTGGACGGGATGGACGTTCCTGCTGTCGTGCGCAACGCCCGCCTGGATCTGGTCTCGGCCAACGAGATGGGCCGAGCCTTGTACGCGCCCCATTTCGACACCGACCGGACGGCGAACATCGCGCGGTTCATCTTCCTCGATCCGCGCGCCCGGGACTTCTACCCCGAGTGGGAGGGCGCCGGTGAGATCAGTGCCTCGATGCTCCGCATCGAGGCCGGCCGCAATCCCCTGGACGCCGACCTGACCGCCCTGATCGGCGAACTGTCAACCCTCAGCCTCGCGTTCCGTGAGCTCTGGGCCCGGCACAACGTCCATCTGCACCAGACCGGCTCCAAGCACTTCCGTCACCCCGTCGTCGGCGAACTGCACCTGGTCTTCGATGCCCTGGAGCTTCCCGCAGAACGCGGCCTGGCCATCGACACCTTCAGCGCCGAATCCGGTAGCCCTTCCGAGGACGCGCTGCGTCTCCTGGAGGCCTGGACCGCAACCCGGCTGACGGAACACAGCACCGCATGGGTAGCGGCAACCAACCGTGCTGACTCCCCGCGCGGTGCCCGCCCCGTCACCAACGACCAGGACTGA
- a CDS encoding MoaD/ThiS family protein has translation MDTTSTGTDVPISLPRVMQSAAGGRSTVLVRAGTVGEAVDALVDQHPDLSHLLLTPERDVNRFVNIYIDADDVRFLQGLDTTIVAGQRITLISAVAGG, from the coding sequence ATGGACACCACCAGCACCGGCACCGACGTCCCGATCAGCCTGCCCCGCGTGATGCAATCCGCGGCCGGGGGGCGCAGCACCGTGCTGGTACGAGCCGGGACGGTCGGCGAGGCCGTGGACGCCCTCGTCGACCAGCACCCGGATCTGAGCCATCTCCTGCTGACACCCGAACGCGATGTCAACCGGTTCGTCAACATCTACATCGACGCCGACGACGTCCGCTTCCTTCAGGGCTTGGACACGACCATCGTTGCGGGGCAACGCATCACGCTGATCAGCGCGGTCGCCGGCGGCTGA
- a CDS encoding MFS transporter: protein MSWVRDVLVDPRMRRLAAIQLIDAVGSGVFLAGSSVLYVKIFGFSAGQVATGLSLAGFAGLIATSVMGQVADRLGHKHVLLVLTALQCISYLLFFLVDAFWQFTLLVAAISFLDFGKASAFNAVIAEATSTGDSVVRNKAALRSVFNAGFFGGSSLAAAAVGLRSGHLLAIFVGTNAFSYLACVLLVRVLPPPRNAPRALGSRRFTALRDLRFLYVVALTTLLGLHGSIMTVAMPLWVLGHTSIDPAAIGALFALNTVLSVTLQVYAARGTEQVRGSARAARQSSWLVATGCVGIAVTAGLGQLGGTIALAVAVLVLTGGELRQAASRWGMSFALAPESARAEYLGAFNICVAAGSIVGPALTVFLTTHLGWVGWIVLASIVLLAGVAVGPAAMINATRGVDSGLLAPSVVGHHA, encoded by the coding sequence GTGAGCTGGGTGCGTGACGTGCTCGTGGATCCACGCATGCGGCGCCTGGCCGCCATCCAGCTCATCGACGCGGTCGGCAGCGGCGTCTTCCTGGCCGGGAGTTCGGTGCTCTACGTGAAGATCTTCGGTTTCTCCGCCGGTCAGGTCGCAACCGGGCTGTCCCTGGCCGGTTTTGCCGGGCTGATCGCCACGTCGGTGATGGGCCAGGTGGCCGACCGACTGGGCCACAAGCACGTGCTGCTGGTGCTGACCGCCTTGCAGTGCATCAGTTATCTGCTCTTCTTCCTGGTCGACGCGTTCTGGCAGTTCACGCTCCTGGTGGCGGCGATCTCGTTCCTGGACTTCGGCAAGGCCAGCGCCTTCAACGCCGTGATCGCAGAGGCCACCTCCACCGGTGACAGCGTAGTGCGCAACAAGGCCGCCCTCCGATCCGTATTCAACGCCGGGTTCTTCGGCGGGTCATCCCTCGCCGCGGCCGCGGTCGGCCTGCGTTCGGGGCATCTCCTGGCCATCTTCGTCGGGACCAACGCCTTCTCGTACCTGGCCTGCGTCCTCCTGGTCCGGGTCCTTCCGCCTCCGCGGAACGCCCCTCGGGCTCTGGGGAGTCGCCGGTTCACCGCCCTGCGCGACCTCCGGTTCCTTTACGTGGTGGCACTCACCACGCTCCTCGGGTTGCATGGGTCAATCATGACGGTGGCCATGCCGTTGTGGGTCCTCGGGCATACCTCCATCGATCCGGCCGCCATCGGCGCGTTGTTCGCACTGAACACCGTGCTGTCGGTGACCCTGCAGGTGTACGCGGCTCGGGGAACGGAGCAGGTGCGGGGGTCGGCCCGGGCCGCGCGGCAGTCGAGCTGGTTGGTCGCAACCGGCTGCGTGGGCATCGCCGTCACCGCCGGACTGGGTCAACTCGGAGGCACAATTGCCCTGGCCGTGGCCGTTCTCGTGCTGACCGGCGGCGAACTGCGTCAAGCGGCCAGCCGGTGGGGGATGTCGTTCGCGCTGGCCCCCGAGTCGGCGCGGGCCGAATATCTTGGCGCCTTCAACATCTGCGTCGCAGCTGGCAGCATCGTGGGACCGGCCCTGACCGTCTTCCTGACCACGCATCTGGGTTGGGTGGGCTGGATCGTCCTGGCTTCCATCGTCCTCCTGGCCGGGGTCGCCGTCGGCCCGGCCGCCATGATCAACGCGACGCGAGGGGTCGACAGCGGCCTGCTCGCGCCCTCTGTCGTGGGCCACCACGCGTAG
- a CDS encoding metalloregulator ArsR/SmtB family transcription factor → MSITPAITPVRTLPLASRTQPDQPQVDVEPGAACCAPLARQPLDAQEAAKLARTLKAIADPARLRLLSLVAAHEGGEACVCDLIEPLGLSQPTVSHHLKVLVEAGLLTRDKRGVWAYFTLVPEALNALAAVLVAPVGISADSVG, encoded by the coding sequence ATGAGCATCACTCCTGCCATCACGCCGGTCAGGACTCTGCCGCTGGCCTCGCGGACACAGCCGGACCAGCCGCAGGTGGATGTGGAACCTGGTGCTGCGTGTTGTGCTCCGCTGGCCAGGCAGCCGCTGGACGCGCAGGAGGCCGCGAAGCTGGCGCGCACGCTCAAGGCCATTGCCGACCCGGCCCGGCTGCGGCTGCTGTCCCTGGTGGCCGCGCACGAAGGCGGCGAGGCGTGCGTATGCGACCTGATCGAGCCGCTAGGACTGAGCCAGCCCACCGTCTCGCACCACCTGAAGGTCCTGGTCGAGGCCGGGCTCTTGACTCGTGACAAGCGCGGGGTCTGGGCCTACTTCACGCTCGTTCCCGAAGCCCTCAATGCTCTGGCGGCTGTCCTGGTCGCTCCTGTCGGTATCTCCGCCGACTCCGTGGGCTGA
- a CDS encoding GNAT family protein, with product MGEERTDIRLVEPSDAEALSTHLARDRAAFARWEPAQPDGYYTAVGQSARIGRLLDQHREGLTWPGVVLADGVVIGQATVGSIIAGPFRKGSVGYWIGTPHQNRGHARRAAALLLERMAEELGLHRAEASTQLENLPSQRVLKAVGFSPYGIAHEHIFVDGAWRDGLLWELTLGN from the coding sequence ATGGGTGAAGAAAGAACAGACATCCGGTTGGTCGAGCCCTCGGACGCCGAGGCCCTGAGCACCCATCTGGCCCGGGACCGAGCTGCGTTCGCCCGCTGGGAACCGGCCCAGCCGGACGGGTATTACACCGCCGTCGGCCAGTCCGCGCGGATCGGGCGGCTGCTCGACCAGCACCGGGAGGGCCTCACCTGGCCCGGGGTCGTGCTGGCCGATGGGGTCGTGATCGGCCAGGCCACGGTGGGTTCGATCATCGCCGGCCCGTTCCGTAAGGGATCGGTGGGCTACTGGATCGGAACCCCACACCAGAACCGGGGTCACGCCCGGCGGGCCGCTGCCTTGCTGCTGGAACGGATGGCCGAGGAACTCGGTTTGCACCGGGCCGAGGCGAGCACACAACTCGAGAATCTCCCCTCACAACGGGTCCTGAAGGCCGTCGGATTCTCCCCTTACGGGATTGCCCACGAACACATCTTTGTCGACGGTGCCTGGCGAGACGGTCTGCTCTGGGAACTCACCCTGGGCAACTGA